A window of Verrucomicrobiota bacterium contains these coding sequences:
- a CDS encoding nucleotidyl transferase AbiEii/AbiGii toxin family protein — protein MDAFALVSDDEKRIVFEETSNQLNLSAISIEKDFWVCWILGELFALEGVGEALVFKGGTSLSKAWKLIDRFSEDIDIVIDRSFLGFGGNESPEKAPSKKQRRKRFDLLKEACRKLIAERLKPALSRSVEQILGEHGMLVADPDDVDGMTLLFKYASVYPDGLDAYIPREVKIEMGARSATWPIEWTQVVSYSAEVAPNYFEEPKVKVRVVAKERTCLDKLLLLHEENFRPPGKVKNRRLSRHYYDVYQLIKKGVAMEAVRNTDLLARVIEHRSAFFGYSWMDWEAFDIGDLAIQPKEETLDFWKADYMEMQRTMFFGDFPSFDEVLKTVKDFEERCKQ, from the coding sequence ATGGATGCCTTTGCTTTAGTGTCTGATGATGAGAAGCGGATTGTCTTCGAGGAAACGTCTAACCAACTCAATCTATCGGCTATCAGCATTGAAAAGGATTTCTGGGTATGCTGGATCTTGGGGGAATTGTTCGCTTTGGAAGGAGTTGGAGAAGCGTTGGTCTTTAAGGGCGGTACTTCTTTATCGAAGGCATGGAAATTGATCGACCGGTTTTCTGAAGATATTGATATCGTTATTGATCGTAGTTTTTTGGGATTTGGCGGAAACGAAAGTCCAGAGAAAGCTCCCAGTAAGAAGCAGCGAAGAAAACGCTTCGACCTGCTAAAGGAAGCCTGTCGTAAGTTAATAGCTGAGCGACTGAAACCGGCTTTGAGCCGAAGTGTTGAGCAGATTCTGGGAGAGCATGGGATGCTGGTAGCGGATCCCGATGACGTAGATGGGATGACTTTACTTTTTAAGTATGCCAGTGTGTATCCGGATGGACTCGATGCGTATATACCACGTGAAGTGAAAATCGAAATGGGCGCTCGTTCTGCAACCTGGCCGATTGAATGGACTCAGGTAGTGTCCTACTCCGCAGAAGTGGCACCCAATTACTTTGAAGAACCTAAGGTAAAAGTTCGGGTGGTTGCGAAAGAGCGAACCTGTCTGGATAAGTTGCTACTGCTTCACGAGGAGAACTTCAGGCCGCCAGGCAAAGTAAAGAACCGAAGGTTGTCTCGGCACTATTACGATGTTTACCAATTGATAAAGAAAGGGGTCGCAATGGAAGCAGTGAGGAATACAGATCTACTTGCCCGCGTGATTGAGCATCGATCGGCCTTCTTTGGATACTCCTGGATGGATTGGGAGGCGTTTGATATTGGGGACCTTGCTATTCAACCGAAGGAAGAAACACTGGATTTCTGGAAGGCAGATTATATGGAGATGCAAAGAACGATGTTCTTCGGAGATTTTCCTTCGTTTGATGAAGTGTTGAAAACGGTGAAAGATTTTGAAGAAAGGTGTAAGCAGTAA
- a CDS encoding DUF6088 family protein: protein MQSIDKKVISRIYGKKRGWVFTPNHFKDLGSRQAIGLVLHRLAKKGTIRNIARGLYDYPKTHPKLGVLSPSVDAIVSALKDRDSVRVMPTGAYAANLLGLSTQVPMRVVYLTDGKGRKVRVGNRTIELINTSPRNMATSDRVTGLVIQALRSMGKDHVDNQTVKVLRRKLSDSDRKRLLKDVQFAPAWMGPIFRAIAAD from the coding sequence ATGCAAAGCATTGATAAAAAGGTCATTAGCCGAATATACGGTAAGAAGAGGGGTTGGGTGTTTACTCCAAATCATTTCAAGGATCTGGGAAGTCGCCAAGCCATAGGCCTTGTTTTGCACCGATTGGCCAAGAAAGGTACGATTAGGAACATCGCCCGAGGCTTGTATGACTACCCGAAAACGCACCCCAAACTGGGCGTCTTATCACCCTCGGTAGACGCGATTGTCAGTGCCTTGAAAGACCGAGACAGCGTTCGCGTGATGCCAACGGGGGCTTATGCGGCCAACTTGCTGGGATTGTCGACCCAAGTGCCGATGCGCGTTGTTTACCTGACCGATGGCAAAGGTAGAAAGGTGAGAGTCGGAAATCGGACGATTGAACTGATAAATACTTCGCCCCGAAACATGGCAACGAGTGACCGAGTGACCGGCCTCGTGATTCAAGCGTTAAGATCCATGGGGAAAGATCACGTGGATAATCAAACGGTTAAGGTCTTGCGCAGAAAGTTGAGCGATAGTGACAGGAAACGTTTGTTGAAAGACGTGCAATTTGCACCTGCCTGGATGGGTCCGATATTCCGAGCCATAGCCGCAGACTAG
- a CDS encoding transposase, with amino-acid sequence MPSNDASKPPGSWLPQTWQSRGYLPHFQSKDHVQHVTVHLADSLPTSAIQRIEELIKEMPEPEQPVERRKQLQDWMDAGHGSCVLEIDALAKQMEETLLHFDGLRYRTLAWVIMPNHFHILFQPTGDWLLSKIVASWKKFSARAIRDWLKANQEICDPRYTRLLNCKSIWQPEYFDRYIRNSEHLKKTEDYIHQNPVKAGLVAKPRDWPWSSASLHREHDTLESQAPD; translated from the coding sequence ATGCCATCGAACGATGCTTCGAAACCTCCGGGTTCCTGGCTGCCCCAGACCTGGCAGTCCCGTGGTTACCTTCCCCATTTCCAGAGCAAGGACCATGTCCAGCATGTTACCGTACACCTGGCCGATAGCCTGCCGACCTCCGCCATTCAGCGCATCGAAGAGTTGATAAAGGAGATGCCGGAACCGGAACAGCCGGTCGAACGGAGAAAACAGCTACAGGACTGGATGGATGCCGGACATGGTTCGTGCGTTCTGGAAATCGACGCCTTGGCGAAACAGATGGAAGAAACGCTTCTTCATTTCGATGGCCTGCGCTACCGGACCTTAGCCTGGGTGATCATGCCCAACCATTTCCACATACTGTTCCAACCAACCGGTGATTGGCTCCTGTCAAAAATTGTCGCATCCTGGAAGAAATTCAGCGCCCGGGCTATTCGCGATTGGTTAAAAGCAAATCAGGAGATTTGCGATCCCAGGTACACCCGGCTTCTGAACTGCAAATCCATCTGGCAGCCGGAGTATTTTGACCGGTATATCCGGAACTCGGAACACCTCAAAAAAACCGAAGACTACATCCACCAGAATCCCGTAAAGGCCGGACTCGTAGCCAAGCCCCGGGACTGGCCCTGGTCCAGCGCTTCCCTCCACCGGGAACATGACACCCTCGAATCACAGGCCCCAGATTAA
- a CDS encoding restriction endonuclease subunit S, with amino-acid sequence MNVCLAEIAEINPRFDKSKGTKNDELVSFVPMSAVSEESVSIVSPVDREFKEVSKGYTAFQRGDLIIAKITPCFENGKMAFAETLPRELGFGSTEFHVIRPSDGVEGKYLFSLLRNPYIRRAGKNKMKGAAGQRRVPAQFFAELKIPLPPLDEQKRIAKILDAADALRAKRRESLAQLDTLLQSTFLDMFGDPVRQDWKVESIENVALAEKGSIRTGPFGSQLLHSEFVDAGIRVLGIDNAVANEFRIGEPRFVSEEKYQLLKRYTVKPGDVLITIMGTCGRCAIVPTEIETSINTKHLCCITLDPEKCHPQFLHSYFLHHPMAREYLERNAKGAIMSGLNMGIIKRLPIPLPPLDLQQSFADLVTSVERQKARLRKHLAELDTLFNSLQQRAFKGEL; translated from the coding sequence ATGAACGTCTGTTTGGCAGAAATAGCTGAGATAAATCCTCGATTTGATAAGTCTAAGGGGACAAAGAACGATGAGTTAGTCAGCTTTGTTCCCATGTCAGCTGTGTCAGAAGAATCTGTTTCAATTGTAAGTCCTGTGGACCGTGAATTCAAAGAAGTTTCAAAAGGATACACGGCGTTTCAGAGAGGCGATTTAATCATCGCAAAAATCACGCCCTGTTTTGAAAACGGTAAAATGGCGTTTGCTGAAACGCTACCGAGGGAGTTGGGATTTGGATCCACGGAATTCCATGTGATACGTCCCAGTGATGGTGTTGAAGGAAAGTATCTTTTTAGTTTGTTGAGAAATCCTTATATTAGGCGGGCTGGAAAAAATAAAATGAAAGGTGCAGCTGGACAGCGAAGGGTACCTGCTCAGTTTTTTGCGGAACTCAAAATCCCTCTCCCTCCCTTGGACGAACAAAAGCGAATCGCCAAGATCCTGGATGCGGCGGACGCCTTGCGGGCGAAGCGGCGGGAATCTCTCGCCCAACTCGACACCCTGCTCCAATCCACCTTCCTCGACATGTTCGGCGATCCCGTCCGGCAAGACTGGAAGGTAGAAAGTATTGAAAATGTTGCGTTGGCTGAAAAGGGCTCGATTCGCACGGGTCCGTTTGGGAGCCAGCTTCTCCATAGTGAGTTTGTTGATGCTGGCATTCGTGTTCTCGGAATTGACAATGCCGTCGCAAATGAATTTCGAATCGGTGAACCGCGTTTCGTTTCTGAGGAGAAGTATCAGCTATTGAAACGCTACACGGTTAAACCCGGAGATGTATTGATTACTATCATGGGAACTTGTGGACGATGTGCTATTGTTCCAACTGAGATAGAAACCTCAATTAATACAAAGCACCTTTGCTGCATCACTTTAGATCCAGAAAAGTGCCATCCACAATTTCTTCATTCATACTTTCTTCATCATCCTATGGCTCGTGAGTATCTGGAACGAAATGCGAAGGGTGCAATCATGTCTGGATTAAATATGGGAATCATTAAGAGGTTACCGATTCCGCTACCACCCCTCGACCTCCAACAAAGCTTCGCCGACCTCGTCACTTCGGTTGAACGCCAGAAAGCCCGCCTTCGCAAACACTTGGCTGAACTCGACACGCTCTTTAACTCCCTCCAACAACGCGCCTTCAAAGGAGAACTTTAA
- a CDS encoding PIN domain-containing protein, which produces MVLTNPPAPRFIFDTDVLVHYLRGKKAGLAIEQEFHFQKTGFRPIVSVVTVGELLAFSRNLKWGENKRGALERLRQQMYILDISRTEILETYAELSSNAKNRGWSIFHKKNDLWIAATAVASGLSLITCDKKDFKNFSDRINLVILDADTGKITQ; this is translated from the coding sequence ATGGTCCTGACGAATCCCCCTGCCCCCAGGTTTATTTTCGATACCGATGTGCTGGTTCATTACCTGCGCGGAAAAAAGGCAGGATTGGCGATTGAGCAGGAATTTCATTTTCAGAAAACCGGATTCCGACCGATTGTGTCGGTAGTAACCGTCGGAGAACTGCTGGCCTTTTCAAGAAACCTTAAGTGGGGTGAAAACAAACGAGGCGCTCTCGAAAGACTGAGACAGCAAATGTACATTCTCGATATCTCCCGCACTGAGATTCTAGAAACCTATGCGGAGTTGTCGTCTAATGCAAAGAACCGGGGATGGTCCATTTTCCATAAAAAGAACGATTTGTGGATAGCAGCCACAGCGGTCGCATCCGGATTGTCTTTGATTACTTGCGACAAGAAAGATTTCAAAAATTTCAGCGACAGGATCAATCTGGTAATTCTGGATGCGGACACAGGAAAGATCACACAGTAA
- a CDS encoding DUF3024 domain-containing protein — translation MPFTDEQIAFYTEAIERIVWSKRRPPLDARDQVREGQRIEGNSVELFLVRAEWRNQGKWIEEPVAKATYVKSSKVWKVYWQRADLKWHPYEGLPEVENFEDFLNEVEEDPYCCFWG, via the coding sequence ATGCCCTTCACCGACGAACAAATTGCATTTTACACCGAAGCCATCGAACGCATCGTCTGGTCCAAACGACGTCCGCCGCTGGATGCACGTGATCAGGTCCGTGAAGGCCAGCGGATCGAAGGCAATTCAGTCGAGTTGTTCTTGGTACGTGCCGAGTGGCGCAATCAGGGAAAATGGATCGAGGAGCCCGTCGCAAAAGCCACCTACGTCAAAAGCAGCAAGGTCTGGAAAGTTTACTGGCAACGTGCAGACCTGAAGTGGCACCCGTACGAAGGTTTGCCAGAGGTCGAAAATTTTGAGGATTTTCTCAACGAAGTAGAAGAAGATCCCTATTGCTGTTTCTGGGGATAA
- the cyoE gene encoding heme o synthase codes for MKDSSIPASSTSVVTASTQIGFRVLAICKVLFILTKPRLAFFSILTTMAAYGAVQKSGDLVFAFFVLLGTSLSAGGALSLNHWWEKDVDGLMTRTAGRPLPQNEISAPIALVWSLFLSTLGLLVLLLLVNIWATIFAAATILSYGLIYTPLKRRSRWATEVGAISGALPPLIGSAAAGDTFSGPGLTLFLILLFWQMPHFYAIGWMYRSDYQAAGFPLLPAVDLDGKRTASWSLFYASALFIVSLLPWYLGWLGAIYGMVAALGGIWFLWTAKQFLAAARNPGIQTEDLRPFARRLFLASVKYLPAILIAMVVDRLL; via the coding sequence ATGAAGGATTCATCCATACCCGCTAGCTCTACTTCTGTTGTTACTGCTTCTACCCAGATCGGGTTTCGGGTGTTGGCTATCTGCAAAGTTTTATTTATTCTGACAAAGCCGCGCCTGGCTTTCTTTTCCATACTCACCACCATGGCTGCATACGGAGCTGTGCAAAAAAGTGGAGATCTGGTTTTTGCGTTCTTTGTTTTGTTGGGGACTTCGCTATCTGCTGGAGGAGCCCTCTCTCTGAATCACTGGTGGGAAAAAGATGTGGATGGATTAATGACCCGCACTGCTGGTCGGCCACTTCCACAAAATGAGATATCGGCTCCCATCGCTCTCGTGTGGAGTTTGTTTTTAAGTACGCTTGGTTTGTTGGTGTTACTTTTATTAGTGAATATCTGGGCGACGATTTTTGCGGCAGCTACCATTCTTTCCTACGGGCTTATCTATACACCTCTGAAGCGCCGCTCTCGTTGGGCTACTGAAGTAGGAGCCATCTCCGGAGCCTTGCCACCGTTAATCGGATCGGCTGCTGCCGGAGATACATTCTCTGGCCCAGGGCTAACCTTGTTCTTGATCCTGTTGTTTTGGCAAATGCCACACTTCTACGCGATCGGCTGGATGTATCGATCGGATTATCAAGCAGCCGGGTTTCCGCTGTTGCCTGCCGTTGATCTTGACGGTAAGCGAACCGCAAGCTGGTCGCTATTTTACGCCTCCGCGCTCTTTATCGTTTCCCTGCTACCTTGGTATTTGGGCTGGCTGGGTGCCATCTATGGAATGGTTGCTGCCTTGGGGGGAATCTGGTTTCTCTGGACAGCAAAACAGTTTTTGGCGGCCGCTAGAAATCCCGGTATTCAAACCGAAGACCTTCGTCCTTTTGCCAGAAGGCTATTTCTAGCATCGGTTAAATACTTACCAGCGATATTGATCGCAATGGTAGTAGATCGGCTTCTTTGA
- a CDS encoding cbb3-type cytochrome c oxidase subunit I gives MAFISPKIQRSLSFPIAPESASAQAMSSVVSADTRRWCALAVASLVIAGLLSLAVVIGRLPFLSGIITDPLFFKRCLVVHVDLSLVVWFYAFIASLLSMRFSTDSGLWGRITFGISITGVIGMLTGALMRDAQPVLSNYIPMIDHPLFLTGLALFFLGIVGFYLVALARDTTSADGPIPSEAMVGLQTAALAVALALVTWISARTGTPAGLDSATYYEFTIWGAGHALQVANTCAMLAVWLWALHKATGSPVVSKRTANILFGILIAPHFILPLLTMNGTLDSLYHNGATQLMRWGIFPIVMALLILGVRHLWLHRSDKRGVFARALVAGFYASAGLTLLGVVLGACIRSSTTLVPAHYHASLGGVTVAFMTAAFLVAAAIKAKTGLAEKVWKSVKRQLAVFGVGQTVFVLGFAIGGVFGLSRKAYASEQHIRSAGEYVGLITMGLGGLIAVVGGLWFLFLIIREIRNWWSESEPQHTTHT, from the coding sequence ATGGCCTTCATCAGTCCTAAAATTCAGCGCAGCCTTTCATTTCCGATAGCCCCAGAGTCCGCTTCAGCTCAAGCGATGTCGTCTGTTGTTTCAGCGGATACCCGACGTTGGTGCGCACTGGCAGTGGCGAGTCTTGTAATAGCCGGGCTCCTTTCACTCGCGGTTGTTATTGGCCGACTACCCTTTCTGTCGGGTATCATTACTGACCCACTCTTTTTTAAACGCTGCCTGGTTGTTCACGTAGATCTTTCTCTGGTAGTTTGGTTCTACGCATTCATCGCCAGTCTCTTGTCGATGCGGTTCAGTACCGACTCCGGCCTATGGGGTCGAATTACATTCGGAATCTCAATAACAGGAGTGATTGGAATGTTAACCGGTGCATTGATGCGCGACGCGCAGCCCGTGTTGTCGAACTACATTCCCATGATCGACCACCCGCTCTTTCTCACAGGTCTGGCTTTGTTCTTTCTTGGAATTGTTGGTTTCTATTTGGTAGCTCTCGCACGCGATACCACGTCGGCCGATGGTCCCATACCGAGCGAGGCCATGGTCGGCCTCCAAACGGCGGCTCTAGCAGTAGCACTGGCACTCGTAACCTGGATATCCGCCAGGACTGGGACACCAGCTGGCCTGGATTCTGCGACCTATTATGAATTTACGATTTGGGGAGCGGGTCACGCATTACAAGTAGCCAATACCTGCGCCATGCTGGCCGTTTGGTTATGGGCTCTGCACAAGGCCACCGGATCGCCTGTGGTTTCCAAACGCACCGCCAACATCCTATTCGGGATTCTGATCGCCCCGCATTTCATACTACCGTTGCTCACCATGAACGGGACCCTGGATTCTTTGTATCATAACGGTGCCACTCAACTTATGCGTTGGGGCATCTTCCCTATAGTAATGGCATTGTTAATACTGGGCGTTCGCCACCTTTGGCTGCATCGTTCAGACAAGCGTGGCGTGTTCGCACGAGCTCTGGTCGCCGGTTTCTATGCCAGTGCGGGACTCACGCTTCTGGGAGTCGTTCTGGGAGCCTGTATCCGAAGCTCAACAACACTGGTACCCGCTCACTACCATGCCTCATTAGGTGGGGTAACCGTGGCATTTATGACAGCGGCGTTTCTTGTCGCCGCGGCAATAAAAGCTAAAACGGGACTAGCAGAGAAAGTTTGGAAATCCGTCAAGCGGCAGCTAGCCGTGTTTGGCGTTGGACAAACTGTCTTTGTGCTCGGCTTTGCAATCGGTGGTGTATTCGGACTCAGCCGGAAAGCCTACGCATCGGAGCAGCATATTCGCAGTGCCGGAGAGTACGTGGGTCTCATCACCATGGGCCTGGGGGGCCTCATAGCCGTAGTCGGTGGACTCTGGTTTTTGTTTTTAATTATCCGCGAGATTCGCAACTGGTGGTCTGAATCAGAACCCCAGCACACCACTCACACTTAA
- a CDS encoding cytochrome C oxidase subunit II codes for MNSCWLNQLNSLEKESTMSISIPDKDWFKAPAGAERLWIGLALIWCLVMSMMMPYWHFRGKQNSRGEAYSVTPAAFMERTLAFIEANKVGDLNGFPIVEPAPGGDAYLMAQMWQWYPTLKLRKDETYRLHISSLDLQHGFSLQPINMNFQVSPGYDHVLTITPSSTGEFTIVCNEFCGIGHDKMIGKILVE; via the coding sequence TTGAACTCCTGCTGGTTAAACCAGCTCAACTCCCTTGAGAAAGAAAGTACTATGAGTATTTCAATTCCCGATAAAGACTGGTTCAAAGCTCCTGCAGGCGCCGAAAGGCTCTGGATTGGGCTGGCACTGATCTGGTGTTTGGTGATGAGTATGATGATGCCTTACTGGCATTTCCGCGGCAAACAAAACAGCCGAGGAGAAGCCTACTCCGTAACACCCGCCGCGTTCATGGAGCGCACCCTCGCATTTATCGAGGCCAACAAAGTGGGCGACCTGAACGGATTCCCCATCGTCGAACCGGCGCCCGGGGGAGACGCTTACCTGATGGCCCAGATGTGGCAGTGGTATCCCACGTTGAAGTTGCGAAAAGACGAAACCTACCGGCTCCACATATCTTCGTTGGATTTGCAGCACGGATTCTCCCTGCAACCCATCAACATGAACTTCCAGGTATCTCCCGGCTACGATCACGTGCTCACGATCACGCCGTCATCCACTGGAGAGTTCACCATCGTCTGCAACGAGTTCTGTGGCATAGGCCACGACAAAATGATCGGCAAAATTCTGGTCGAGTAA
- a CDS encoding cbb3-type cytochrome c oxidase subunit I, giving the protein MKLNTSLSSGDSGAYTQSRTCETTGLNVCLTAQLFIKLTAVCAVVFLLLGGIAAILLALTRWQTIHLLPVDWFYRILTFHGLNMLIFWILFFEVAVLYFTCTSPLNSRLFSRKVAWVGFLMMLVGAIMVNYIILVGKADVLMTSYLPLLAHPAFYLGIILVAVGTLIGVFNFFATLYIAKRDKTYEGSVPLVTFGAIAAAIIAVVTLLHGAIVMIPTFTFSMGWTPQPDPMWYRMIWWGLGHQSQQVNVCAMVAIWYMVAQLATGAKPVNETVCRGAFVLYILFINLASAHHLLVDPAIGVTWKIWNTSYAMYLAVLASMIHGFTVPASIEMAMRGKGYVKGLFGWITNLPWRNPAFAAVALSLVIFGFIGGITGVTLGTQQINIIAHNTLRITGHFHATVVGGTTLAFMGLTYYVIPLIWRRDFVFPGVARIQPWLFGIGILMVSIGMSFAGSLGVPRRDWDIEPAGVFDAAHIFLGIMGIGAIIAVIGLLIFALLCVGTILVGKKTNGRAMADWGVAQQVVGSENFKPVDEHWGMKGTIALTLVFLMCFAVYYFANWKALADVWPVQ; this is encoded by the coding sequence ATGAAATTGAATACATCTTTATCTTCAGGAGATTCAGGGGCCTACACACAGAGTCGTACCTGCGAAACGACCGGCCTCAATGTCTGCCTGACCGCCCAGCTTTTCATCAAGCTAACCGCCGTATGCGCTGTCGTCTTTCTTCTTTTAGGAGGCATAGCTGCGATACTCCTTGCCCTCACACGATGGCAGACGATTCACCTGCTACCGGTTGACTGGTTCTACCGCATACTGACTTTTCACGGTTTGAACATGCTCATCTTCTGGATCCTGTTCTTTGAAGTGGCAGTACTTTACTTTACCTGCACCAGCCCACTCAACTCGCGGCTTTTTTCACGAAAAGTCGCCTGGGTGGGATTCCTAATGATGTTGGTCGGTGCTATCATGGTGAACTACATCATTCTCGTTGGCAAAGCAGATGTGTTGATGACGAGTTACCTGCCACTGCTGGCTCATCCGGCATTCTATCTCGGCATCATCCTGGTAGCTGTTGGAACTCTCATCGGTGTGTTTAACTTTTTCGCAACGCTCTACATAGCCAAGCGGGATAAAACGTACGAAGGATCAGTTCCTCTGGTTACCTTTGGGGCAATCGCCGCAGCTATCATCGCAGTCGTCACACTGCTTCATGGTGCGATTGTCATGATTCCAACCTTCACATTTTCCATGGGTTGGACACCCCAGCCTGATCCCATGTGGTATCGAATGATCTGGTGGGGACTAGGGCACCAGTCACAACAGGTCAACGTATGCGCGATGGTGGCCATCTGGTATATGGTGGCACAGTTGGCAACCGGGGCAAAGCCAGTCAACGAAACCGTATGCCGGGGCGCATTTGTCCTCTACATCTTGTTTATCAATCTGGCCTCAGCTCACCATTTATTGGTGGACCCTGCTATTGGTGTTACCTGGAAAATCTGGAACACGTCCTACGCCATGTATCTTGCCGTGTTGGCGTCCATGATTCATGGATTCACCGTACCCGCCTCCATCGAAATGGCGATGCGCGGAAAAGGTTACGTTAAAGGATTGTTCGGTTGGATAACCAATTTGCCCTGGCGGAATCCGGCGTTTGCAGCCGTTGCTCTTTCGCTGGTGATTTTTGGATTCATCGGCGGAATTACCGGTGTAACCCTGGGCACCCAACAAATCAATATCATCGCTCACAATACATTGAGAATCACCGGGCACTTCCATGCCACCGTTGTAGGAGGCACCACCTTGGCATTCATGGGACTCACCTACTATGTGATCCCGCTGATCTGGCGACGTGACTTTGTTTTCCCAGGCGTAGCCAGGATTCAACCATGGTTGTTTGGAATCGGTATTCTAATGGTATCAATCGGCATGTCATTCGCGGGGTCTCTCGGAGTACCACGTCGCGATTGGGACATTGAACCGGCAGGCGTATTTGACGCAGCTCACATATTCCTCGGGATCATGGGAATCGGAGCAATCATCGCCGTTATTGGACTACTTATTTTCGCACTGCTTTGCGTAGGCACCATTCTCGTAGGCAAAAAGACAAATGGCCGCGCAATGGCCGATTGGGGAGTCGCACAGCAAGTGGTTGGCTCCGAAAATTTCAAGCCCGTAGACGAACACTGGGGCATGAAAGGAACCATAGCACTTACGTTAGTCTTCCTCATGTGTTTCGCAGTTTACTATTTTGCTAACTGGAAGGCGTTAGCTGATGTATGGCCAGTTCAGTAA
- a CDS encoding SCO family protein, with protein sequence MKPIHHSPFIVRFLTGSGLPLFILSSTLVYEFFLLAIVFAPDNASIWGTFAQEFKQWCFNYDPDSESLEWLQVVIMLVEPPFIATIALVLWQQPLRKIKSWSGWCSRWPVFLTGTITGIAVVAGLFFYGKPGLDVNLPLPFPGERIRTSLDSPSMQFIDHKGNPYGFADSTGRVTLVTGIFAACATSCPLILLETKALLDTLPEETLEHLDVVALSLSPEYDTDALMDRIATMYGFWYPNFRYLNGDPESLNKTTRGLGFSRALNPESGEINHANLFLVVDAQGKIAYRFGLDDRHKEWIREAVMTLTNEVRQQELAISTR encoded by the coding sequence ATGAAACCAATACATCACTCGCCTTTCATCGTCCGCTTCCTAACCGGATCCGGCCTGCCCCTTTTCATCCTATCATCAACTCTGGTCTATGAGTTCTTTCTACTGGCCATTGTATTTGCTCCGGACAATGCGTCTATCTGGGGTACGTTCGCCCAGGAGTTTAAACAATGGTGTTTTAATTACGACCCCGATTCAGAATCACTGGAGTGGCTTCAGGTAGTTATCATGCTTGTGGAACCACCTTTCATCGCCACCATTGCGCTGGTCCTTTGGCAACAGCCATTAAGAAAAATAAAGTCGTGGTCTGGATGGTGTAGTCGGTGGCCCGTTTTTCTTACTGGGACAATTACTGGTATAGCGGTCGTTGCCGGTCTCTTTTTCTATGGGAAACCCGGTCTTGATGTGAACCTTCCGCTTCCATTTCCAGGCGAACGAATTCGAACAAGTCTCGATAGCCCTTCGATGCAGTTCATCGATCACAAAGGGAATCCATATGGGTTTGCGGACTCTACCGGACGTGTGACCTTGGTCACAGGTATATTCGCAGCATGCGCAACCAGTTGTCCATTAATTCTCCTGGAAACGAAAGCCCTGCTAGACACTTTGCCTGAGGAAACGTTGGAACATCTGGATGTCGTCGCACTATCGTTGAGTCCGGAATATGACACCGACGCTCTCATGGACCGAATCGCAACCATGTATGGATTTTGGTATCCCAACTTTCGGTACCTGAATGGAGATCCGGAGTCCTTGAATAAAACAACCCGTGGACTCGGATTCTCCCGAGCACTTAATCCGGAATCTGGAGAGATCAATCATGCAAATCTATTTCTGGTGGTGGACGCGCAAGGAAAAATAGCATACCGATTTGGACTGGACGATCGTCACAAGGAATGGATAAGAGAGGCTGTAATGACCTTAACGAACGAAGTTAGGCAACAAGAGCTGGCGATATCCACTCGATAA